CCATCATTTGCAAGTTTATTTGCCTTATCAATAGCCGCCTGAATATAGGAAGTATTAATAGTTTGTGCATCTCCTTTTGCGCCAAAATCTCTAATATTAAGAACGATTCTTTGACTAGGAGGTTCATAAGAATTGGCGAAACTGCACATTGGAAATAAGATCATATTTGAAATTCCAATTCCTAAAAATACCATTAAAAAATGAATCAAATGTTTTGTTGCTTCTTTATTTACTTTCTTTCGAGTTCTTTTCATTGCAATAAAAGTTTTCATTAATATTCTTCTTTCAATTGCCATAATGTTGAATTATGGATATTCATCATTCCCCATTAATATCATCTCCATTATAACTTCAAGATTCATTAATTACATAATCTAAGATTACTCAAGAGAAATATTAGATAAGGATGGTGGCAAGTCCTGTTTAGAAGTTCCTGTTGCCCAGCTATTAGGTACTGCAGCCATGGTTAGCTCTAATATTTTGCCATTCATTAGCTCTTCATGAGAAATCCAGCTTTTATTCAGCGGTACTCCATCTAGGGTGGCAGCTACTATAAAATGATTCTTTTCAGAGAGATTTTTCGCTTTGATAATAAAACTCTTTGATTTACCTAGATGGATAATCGTTAAAGCGTAGGCCGGAGAATTAATCAAATAATATGGCTGTCCCGCATTTGGATAAAGTCCCATTTGATGAAACGCAAACCAAGAAGACATGGCACCGCTATCATCATTGCCCGGTAGGCCATCACTTGTGGGATGGAAATTCTTTTTAATAATTTCTAAAATACGACTGGAACTCAAGTCTGGTCTTCCTACAAAATGATAAAGATCAGGTGTCAAAAAAGAAGGCTCATTGCCTACATTATAATAATGATTATCAAAAAGTGTATTAAGTTTTTTAATAAAAGCTTGTTTCCCTCCTGATTTAGCAATGATAGCTGCTACGTCATGTGGAATTGAAAAGGAGTACTCCCAGCTACTCGCTTCATAAAAAACACCACACCACCAACAAACACAGGTGGGCCAATCTTTAGACAAAGGTGTATTATAAGCCATTTTCGAATGACGACCATTTACAATGCCACAATCAATACTATCTACCCATTTACCATCAGCGTCACGAGGCATGATAAATCCTCTAGATCCATGGTCGCTGATATTACGCCATAGGTTTTGCCAATTATTTGCCTGACGGATATAGCGTTTATACACGTCCATCATTTTTAATCCTTTTGCCACAGAGGCAATGCAATAATCATCATAAGCATATTCTATCGTCCTATTTCCAGAGCGAACGAATTTGTGGCTAACATAACCTAGGCTATTATAATCCGTCAACCCGCCACGACCTTCCTTTTCCTCATTACCACCAGGAGGAACCTCTGCATCTTTTAACATGGCTTCCATTGCCAGTTTATAATTGATACCTTTCAAATGTTTAACAAAGGCATCAGCTATCACAATCTCTGCATTAGTGCCTCCTTGAGTGCGTCCGTTATCATTACCACTTCTAGCATCAGGAAGGTATCCATCATGGACATAGATCTGTAAAAGGGCATTGACTATAGCAACCTCTCTATCTGGCGCAATCAAAGTAAGTAAGGGAGAAGAGCACCTATACGTATCCCAGATTGCATAGAAATCATCATAATAAGGGGTCGTATTTTCCCAATTAGGGTTTTCACCAGTTCTATCTGTTGGCATCAACATTGTGTGATAGAGTGCTGTGTAGAACATTGTTTTCTGATCATATACCCGCTGCAGTTCATCTGTTTTTTTTATCTCCAGTTCATTTGTGGCGGCATTTTCACTTTTTGAGGTCTCTCCTACACATTGAATCTCAATGCGGGACAAATAACTTTGCCAAGAAGCAATTAGACTTTTATATGTTTTTTGAAAATCAAATATGGAATTAACCCCATCGTTCAAATTGGGTTTTTCAATTAAGTTAGATTTCGCGTTTAACTCACCAATAAAAGAAATACCCACCCGCATTTTAAGGCTATCTCCCAAAAGATCATTGGCTTTAAATTTTACGATAGCTCCTGTTTTATCGCTATTATCTTTCTGTTCCGAGATACCATTGTATAATTGTTCAGCATGCCAAGTACTAAATGAAGAAAACTTATGATCAAAAATTACATAGTAATATACAGTATATGCTCTACCATTATTCCAACCTCCTCGTATTCTAGAATATCCTTGCAAGCTGCTATCAGAAAGCACTTGCACGCTACTTCCAACAAATTGCTGCGCTTCCCGCGAATTTGGTATCGGTTTTTCTCCAAGAAATATACCTCCATCGATTTTCACTTTAAAAGTACTTTCTTCATTCGTTTTATTTGTCGATTTATTAAAAATAAATTTATAAAGTGATGAATGCTGTGAAGTAGTAATCTCTGTATGGATTTGATATTTATTCAAATAAACAGCATATAGTCCAAGTGACACTTTTTGCTGCGACCAGGTAGAGCGAGCATAAATATCATCCTTACCTGTAAAGGGCATCACACTGATATTTCCATATTTTGGCCCGCCACCAGTTCCGCTAACATGTAACTGACTAAAACCGTAAATAGGAATGGTGCTATCAGCTACATATCCACTATTAGCTGCTACTGAATTATCTGGTCCAGGTTTCACCATTCCAAAAGGGCAGCTAGGTCCTATAAAAATATGTCCATCACCTTTTGAACCGATTAGAGGATTCACATAACTGGTAAGTGAAAGTGTTTGTCCATTTAGCATATTCACTGAAATTAAAACAAAGAAGATAAAATGAATTTGAAAAATGAGCTTTCGATTAATAGAAGAGCCTCTATAAAAAAAAGTAGGAAATTTGATATGAATAGAAGATGGCATTATTGCATTATTTAAAATTTTCAAGTAATAACCAAAACACTTGCAATCAAATCTACCAGTAGTGTCTATACTTTTTATAAAGCTTCTCTACGACTGTCAAAAGCTGTCTTTCATTTGGTTGCGTCGGGTACTTCTTGATAGCATTAACGAAACCCCATTCAAATTCTACAATTTGCTTATCAAATGCCCCCTGATCAAAGCCCTTTTCTGTACCAAAGCGCCTCATATAGTTTATCCTTGCATTAAAATAAGCCTGCCATCTCGGTTTATAAAAATCATTTAATAGCCCACTCCATTGTCGGCAAGCATATTCATGTAAGCTAGAATTTTCATCTCCCCATAATGTAATTAAATCTCTCGCATTTTTCTCGTACAAGTTTTTATGTGCATTATTTTCTCCCCAAGCCCTAGCACTTGCAATCCATGGGCCTAATAAAAAGTCCTTTCTGGTGGACAATAGTTGATCCATGTCTTCAATTAGGCTAATAAAACGGGTGGAATAATTATTCATTAGAAGGCTATCGTCTTTATAAACCGCTGCGGCATAATTCTGCTGTAAATCGCTAGCATAATTTGCCATCACTTGGCGTAAAACATCGACTAAGTCAAAGCGAAAACCATCAGCGTTTTTAGCATTAGGAATAGCTTTTATCAATTCATCTAAGGCTGTCACCAAATCTTTAGGATGATAATTAAGTTTAGTTTTTACCCATCGGGCAGAACTATCTAGGGTAGGCCTTGCCTGAATAATTGACTCGGCTCCATCACGTAAAAAATTTTCTTTACCAACATGATATATGGTATTTTCCAAGATATTCCAAGCTTTCAAAGCATGCTGATCAGAACAACCATATCTATTTAGCACGTATTGTGGAAGCCATTGTTTTAAATCAATAGGCTGATCCGTCCAAACATTACTCGTCATTAGTTCATAAATAGCTGGATTTTGCTCAATAGCTTCAGGGGTTAGTCCAATGCCCACCATCTTCCCACTATTCTTACTATGCAGTGCTTCAGAAGGGCCTATTGCCACTTGACGCATATTCCCAAACAAATTGGTATTCCCTCCAAAATTATTAAGCATATTCCAAATCCATGGTTTACCAAAGAAGGCATTTGTTCTATTCCAAACTGGATAGACCTCTGAAATAAGATCAAGAATTATCATCTTATCATCAGGAACGGCATCTAACAATGCTTTTATCTGTGTACTTTTCCAAAATTCT
The Arachidicoccus soli DNA segment above includes these coding regions:
- a CDS encoding GH92 family glycosyl hydrolase, which codes for MLNGQTLSLTSYVNPLIGSKGDGHIFIGPSCPFGMVKPGPDNSVAANSGYVADSTIPIYGFSQLHVSGTGGGPKYGNISVMPFTGKDDIYARSTWSQQKVSLGLYAVYLNKYQIHTEITTSQHSSLYKFIFNKSTNKTNEESTFKVKIDGGIFLGEKPIPNSREAQQFVGSSVQVLSDSSLQGYSRIRGGWNNGRAYTVYYYVIFDHKFSSFSTWHAEQLYNGISEQKDNSDKTGAIVKFKANDLLGDSLKMRVGISFIGELNAKSNLIEKPNLNDGVNSIFDFQKTYKSLIASWQSYLSRIEIQCVGETSKSENAATNELEIKKTDELQRVYDQKTMFYTALYHTMLMPTDRTGENPNWENTTPYYDDFYAIWDTYRCSSPLLTLIAPDREVAIVNALLQIYVHDGYLPDARSGNDNGRTQGGTNAEIVIADAFVKHLKGINYKLAMEAMLKDAEVPPGGNEEKEGRGGLTDYNSLGYVSHKFVRSGNRTIEYAYDDYCIASVAKGLKMMDVYKRYIRQANNWQNLWRNISDHGSRGFIMPRDADGKWVDSIDCGIVNGRHSKMAYNTPLSKDWPTCVCWWCGVFYEASSWEYSFSIPHDVAAIIAKSGGKQAFIKKLNTLFDNHYYNVGNEPSFLTPDLYHFVGRPDLSSSRILEIIKKNFHPTSDGLPGNDDSGAMSSWFAFHQMGLYPNAGQPYYLINSPAYALTIIHLGKSKSFIIKAKNLSEKNHFIVAATLDGVPLNKSWISHEELMNGKILELTMAAVPNSWATGTSKQDLPPSLSNISLE